A genomic window from Osmerus eperlanus chromosome 5, fOsmEpe2.1, whole genome shotgun sequence includes:
- the nup160 gene encoding nuclear pore complex protein Nup160, which translates to MAAVMERSFIEICGFERETLPRFREITVNLGLNALPGGVKYPDSAGGFHYEDSGKLLSITSNRFIHWSTSGDSVQLVEQSLDTNLLNNAVRLKFPHCPLLPGGVHIQETVNNVIILIVTNQTVHRLVLLHPTRMYRSELVSEQMQSIFTDMGKLSLQDPAHSAVIPSGVAGGGAGHAATPSTSAAWLGQQGEAHYALAMPTGGIMIVTLPPSDTQGTVSVLELKRSSVMQRLAGWMPSAIRGDQSPGDLALCLVAREFEDDTFIFALCHDNKLRMWSYRDQTCLMEADMLEYVPAGTDVHRLAGQSHRLRLSFSPATGLCLAVYLAAPSHSQFTVLQLAAGYNNRYGLDHISTLFDTQETLVDFMLTPSDIWALWLDDSNQTVVKLISYEHSERSQWNQVFVQPLPEDEVSIGVDQDPRETYLDVLFSPLRFTASAIVKALQIYKRTSERTVDLSWDALKKEVTIAVEDELQGSVTEFEFSQEEYRLLQVEFWSKFYACCLQYQEALSTPLGLMVNTHTSMVCLLKKGLVSFLLPCFAVDHLYLYCDEYLSSEVETPLTEDPELARDVLQLVQCLRLVSEAVPGDVAYEMERALDQLEAPENTAEQVLDHLLDHDNEDVVENIQSKLQDIRSPLAAMGLLLRELDLETDPEANPDPPLTAGQSLNVRISLSQLYGSSVTVSVVCQALSQTAMTRALCCRDLLLLQHLYLRLDDNVFLAGGAQLLQLQQDLIPRTSHLLSSYLLLQHTCQSLACALPLDIIDANLQHLSVLEMSDSLSLATNRSVLSPQTVVELFYQGVARKSIISQLFSQQQGPTAGLAVLHWPHMVSSVVQLLAQQLWPSNPGFQFPECLMANCQYTQLQEYIRLIQPWCQVNMGSCSFMLGQCYLANGEGQKALECFKKASPEVEKEEFLMRVAGADEEEAASSPLLQYYNKVLRLLEDVGLPELVIQLASLAITVSTTDLRSQAALWTRIFKHHLDLGHNSEAYEALVQNPDSSRQLDCLRQLVVVLCERSQLQDLVRFSYINLHDEVVSIIESRARAVDLMTHNYYELLYAFHTNRHNFRKAGTVMFEYGMRLGREVRTRQGLQKQVNCYLAALNCLRLMKPAYAWIVQPTSGAVYERPGASPKRNYDGEFATGPVSRQIDILELKDLEREYILARSRLTLAEQDSPSTAIAGSASAVEMVSLLVQTGLFDCALSLCQTFKLPLTSVFEGLAFKCIKLQYGGDDSQNEAWNWLAANQLSTVITTKESSATDEAWRLLASYLERFPTQNALHHHCVINKLLSHGVPLPDWLVNAYKGVDAAALLRLYLNFDLLDAAAELVLEYVDALLGKGHQYFGIERPLSATAPLVWLPYTSIDQLLQSLNETQTNANIYNRLRDKLDDYHKLVDQTSRRRLQAQ; encoded by the exons ATGGCGGCGGTCATGGAAAGGAGTTTCATAGAAATATGTGGATTTGAGAGGGAAACTCTTCCAAGATTCAGAGAAATAACAGTAAATCTCG GTCTGAATGCTCTTCCAGGTGGGGTTAAATACCCAGACAGCGCAGGCGGATTTCACTACGAGGACAGCGGAAAGCTCCTGTCCATCACAAGCAACAGATTTATACACTG GTCCACCTCGGGAGACTCCGTGCAGCTGGTGGAGCAGTCCCTGGACACCAACCTCCTGAACAACGCTGTGCGCCTCAAGTTCCCACACTGCCCCCTACTGCCTGGAGGAGTGCACATCCAGGAGACCGTCAACAatgtcatcatcctcatcgtCACCAACCAGACTGTGCACCGCCTGGTGCTGTTGCACCCCACGCGCATGTACCGCAGT GAGCTGGTGTCGGAGCAGATGCAGTCCATATTCACCGACATGGGCAAGCTGAGTCTGCAGGACCCCGCCCACAGCGCCGTCATCCCCAGCGGCGTggcagggggcggggcggggcacgcggccacccccagcacctccgcCGCCTGGCTTGGCCAACAGGGGGAAGCACACTACGCCCTGGCCATGCCCACCGGGGGCATCATGATCGTCACCCTGCCGCCGTCCGACACCCAGG GTACTGTGTCGGTCCTGGAGTTGAAGAGAAGCTCTGTCATGCAGAGGCTAGCTGGCTGGATGCCCTCCGCcatcag aggGGACCAGAGCCCAGGTGACCTGGCCCTCTGTCTGGTTGCCAGGGAGTTTGAGGACGACACCTTCATCTTCGCGCTCTGTCACGACAACAAGCTGCGCATGTGGTCCTACAGG GACCAGACGTGTCTGATGGAGGCAGACATGCTGGAGTACGTCCCTGCTGGTACGGATGTGCACCGGCTGGCGGGCCAGAGTCACCGTCTGCGTCTGTCCTTCTCCCCGGCCACGGGGCTGTGCCTGGCCGTGTATCTGGCGGCGCCCAGCCACAGCCAGTTCACCGTGCTGCAGCTGGCTGCCGGGTACAACAACCGCTACGGCCTCGACCACATCTCCACGCTGTTCGacacgcag GAGACCCTGGTGGACTTCATGCTCACCCCCTCAGACATCTGGGCTCTGTGGCTGGACGACTCCAACCAGACCGTGGTGAAGCTCATCAGCTACGAGCA ctCAGAAAGGAGTCAGTGGAACCAGGTGTTTGTTCAGCCTCTGCCTGAAGACGAGGTCAGCATAGGAGTGGACCAGGATCCCAGA GAGACCTACCTGGacgtcctgttctctcctctgagATTCACTGCCTCGGCTATCGTCAAAGCCCTCCAG ATCTACAAACGAACCTCCGAGAGAACCGTGGATCTGTCTTGGGATGCGCTGAAGAAGGAGGTCACCATCGCCGTGGAGGACGAG CTGCAGGGCAGTGTGACAGAGTTTGAGTTCTCCCAGGAGGAGTACAGGCTGCTGCAGGTGGAGTTCTGGTCCAAGTTCTACGCCTGCTGTCTGCAGTACCAGGAGGCTCTGTCTACTCCTCTGGGCCTgatggtcaacacacacaccagcatggtCTGCCTGCTCAAgaag GGCTTGGTGTCGTTCCTGCTTCCCTGCTTTGCTGTGGACCACCTGTACCTCTACTGCGACGAGTACCTCTCCTCGGAGGTGGAGACCCCCCTCACGGAAG ACCCGGAGCTGGCGCGGGATGTtctccagctggtgcagtgtCTGAGGCTGGTGAGCGAGGCCGTACCAGGGGACGTGGCCTACGAGATGGAGCGGGCCCTGGATCAGCTGGAAGCCCCGGAGAACACAGCAGAGCAGGTGCTCGACCACCTGCTGGACCACGACAA TGAGGACGTGGTGGAGAACATCCAGTCGAAGCTGCAGGACATCAGGAGCCCCCTGGCGGCCATGGGCCTCCTGCTGAGAGAGCTGGACCTGGAGACTGACCCCGAGGCCAACCCCGACCCACCGCTCAccgcag gccAGTCTCTGAACGTGCGCATCAGCCTGTCCCAGCTGTACGGCAGCAGTGTGACAGTGTCGGTGGTGTGCCAGGCGCTGAGCCAGACAGCCATGACCAGAGCGCTGTGCTGCAGGGACCTACTGCTGCTGCAGCACCTCTACCTGCGCCTGGACGACAAC gtgttccTGGCTGGAGGAGCCCAGCTGCTCCAGTTGCAGCAGGATCTGATCCCCAGGACCTCCCACCTGCTGTCCTCATACCTGCTCCTCCAGCACACCTGCCAGAGCCTGGCCTGCGCCCTGCCCCTGGACATCAT agaTGCTAACCTGCAGCACCTCTCTGTGCTTGAGATGTCAGATTCCCTTTCCCTGGCCACCAACagatcag tGTTGAGTCCCCAGACGGTGGTGGAGTTGTTCTACCAGGGCGTAGCGAGGAAGTCCATCATCTCCCAGCTGTTCTCCCAGCAGCAGGGTCCCACTGCAGGCCTGGCCGTGCTCCACTGGCCCCACATGGTCTCCAGCGTGGTCCAGCTGCTAGCGCAACAGCT CTGGCCAAGCAACCCAGGCTTCCAGTTCCCTGAATGTCTAATGGCCAACTGTCAGTACACACAGCTACAG GAGTACATCAGACTCATCCAGCCCTGGTGTCAAGTCAACATGGGCTCCTGCAGCTTCATGCTAGGCCAGTGTTACCTGGCCAACGGAGAGGggcagaag GCTCTGGAGTGCTTCAAGAAGGCGTCGccggaggtggagaaggaggagttccTCATGCGGGTGGCAGGAGCTGACGAGGAGGAGGCcgcctcatctcccctcctgcaGTACTacaacaag gtGCTGCGCTTGCTGGAGGATGTGGGACTGCCAGAGCTGGTGATCCAGCTAGCCAGCCTGGCCATCACCGTCTCCACCACTGACCTGAGGAGTCAG GCGGCTCTGTGGACGCGTATCTTCAAACACCACCTGGACCTGGGCCACAACAGTGAGGCCTACGAGGCTCTGGTCCAGAACCCAGActcgagcag gcaGTTGGACTGTTTGCGCCAGCTGGTGGTGGTTCTGTGTGAGCGCTCCCAGCTCCAGGACCTGGTCCGCTTCTCCTACATCAACCTGCATGACGAG GTGGTCAGCATCATCGAGTCCAGAGCCAGGGCTGTGGACCTCATGACCCATAACTACTACGAGCTTCTCTACGCCTTCCACACCAACAGACACAACTTCAGGAAAG cgGGCACGGTGATGTTTGAGTACGGGATGCGTCttggcagggaggtgaggaCCAGGCAGGGTCTGCAGAAGCAGGTCAACTGCTACCTGGCCGCCCTCAACTGTCTGCGGCTCATGAAGCCTGCATACGCCTGGATCGTCCAGCCCACCTCCGGGGCCGTG TATGAGCGCCCTGGAGCTTCCCCTAAGAGGAACTACGATGGCGAGTTTGCTACCGGTccag tgagtCGGCAAATCGACATTTTGGAGCTAAAGGATCTGGAGAGAGAGTACATCTTGGCTCGCAGTCGCCTCACCCTGGCAGAGCAGGACTCCCCCTCCACAGCCATCGCAG gCAGTGCTTCTGCAGTGGAGATGGTGTCCCTGCTGGTCCAAACAGGACTGTTCGActgcgctctgtctctctgccagacCTTCAAACTCCCCCTCACTTCCGTCTTTGAGGGGCTGGCCTTCAA GTGCATCAAGCTGCAGTACGGAGGAGACGACAGTCAGAACGAGGCGTGGAACTGGCTGGCAGCCAACCAGCTGTCCACCGTCATCACTACCAAAGAGTCAAG TGCCACAGATGAAGCCTGGCGGCTTCTGGCCTCCTACTTGGAGAGGTTCCCTACCCAGAATGCCTTGCACCACCACTGCGTCATCAACAAACTGCTGTCACATGGCGTGCCTCTGCCTGATTGGCTGGTCAACGCTTATAAG GGCGTGGACGCAGCGGCGTTGTTGCGTCTCTACCTGAACTTTGACCTTCTTGATGCGGCCGCAGAGCTGGTGCTGGAGTATGTGGATGCTCTCCTGGGGAAGGGACACCAGTACTTTGGAATAGAG AGACCTCTGTCAGCCACAGCGCCTCTTGTCTGGCTCCCGTACACCTCCATCGACCAGCTCCTCCAGTCGCTCAACGAGACCCAAACTAATGCCAAC ATCTACAACAGACTGCGGGACAAGCTAGATGACTACCACAAGCTGGTGGATCAGACGAGCAGAAGACGTTTACAGGCCCAGTAA